The following coding sequences are from one Rhineura floridana isolate rRhiFlo1 chromosome 2, rRhiFlo1.hap2, whole genome shotgun sequence window:
- the PPP4R3A gene encoding serine/threonine-protein phosphatase 4 regulatory subunit 3A — MTDTRRRVKVYTLNEDRQWDDRGTGHVSSGYVERLKGMSLLVRAESDGSLLLESKINPNTAYQKQQDTLIVWSEAENYDLALSFQEKAGCDEIWEKICQVQGKDPSVDITQDMVDESEEERFDDMSSPGLELPSCELSRLEEIAELVASSLPSPLRREKLALALENEGYIKKLLEIFHVCEDLENIEGLHHLYEIIKGIFLLNRTALFEVMFSEECIMDVIGCLEYDPSLSQSRKHREFLTKTAKFKEVIPISDPELKQKIHQTYRVQYIQDMVLPTPSVFEENMLSTLHSFIFFNKVEIVGMLQEDEKFLTDLFAQLTDEATDEEKRQELVNFLKEFCAFSQTLQPQNRDAFFKTLSNMGILPALEVILGMDDAQVRSAATDIFSYLVEYNPSMVREFVMQEAQQNDDDILLINLIIEHMICDTDPELGGAVQLMGLLRTLVDPENMLATANKTEKTEFLGFFYKHCMHVLTAPLLANTTEDKPSKDDFQTAQLLALILELLTFCVEHHTYHIKNYIINKDILRRVLVLMSSKHAFLALCALRFKRKIIGLKDEFYNRYIMKSFLFEPVVKAFLNNGSRYNLMNSAIIEMFEFIRVEDIKSLTAHVIENYWKALEDVDYVQTFKGLKLRYEQQRERQDNPKLDSMRSILRNHRYRRDARTLEDEEEMWFNTDEDDIEDGEAVVPPSDKSKNEEDIMDPISKFMERKKFKESEEKEVLLKTNLSGRQSPSFKLSFSSGTKANLTSQSSASNLHGSPGSPGSPGSPGSPGSVSKSTSQMAAITTKGGLVGLVDYPDDDDEDDEESLPLSQKAKLESS; from the exons GTTCTCTTCTTCTGGAATCCAAAATCAATCCAAATACAGCTTACCAGAAGCAACAG GACACACTGATTGTGTGGTCTGAAGCAGAGAACTATGATCTGGCACTTAGCTTTCAAGAAAAAGCTGGATGTGATGAAATATGGGAAAAAATATGTCAG GTTCAAGGGAAAGACCCGTCAGTGGATATTACACAGGATATGGTGGATGAATCTGAAGAGGAACGCTTTGATGACATGTCATCCCCAGGTCTAGAGTTGCCATCTTGTGAATTAAGTCGACTAGAGGAAATTGCAGAACTTGTGGCATCTTCACTGCCTTCTCCATTGCGGCGAGAAAAACTTGCTCTAGCACTGGAAAATGAGGGCTATATTAAAAAGCTCTTAGAAATTTTTCATGTGTGTGAGGACTTGGAGAACATTGAAGGACTACACCATTTGTATGAAATTATTAAAGGAATCTTCCTTTTGAATAGAACTGCACTTTTTGAAGTCATGTTTTCTGAAGAATGTATAATGGATGTAATTGGATGCCTAGAATATGATCCTTCTTTATCACAGTCACGGAAACACAGGGAATTTCTGACAAAAACTGCAAAATTTAAAGAAGTTATTCCAATATCTGATCCAGAGTTGAAACAAAAAATACATCAGACATACAGAGTACAGTATATTCAAGATATGGTTCTACCTACTCCTTCAGTGTTTGAGGAAAACATGTTATCAactcttcattcattcatctttTTTAATAAAGTAGAAATAGTTGGTATGTTACAG GAAGACGAAAAATTTTTGACAGACCTGTTTGCACAACTTACAGATGAAGCTACAGATGAGGAGAAAAGGCAAGAATTG GTAAACTTTCTTAAAGAGTTTTGTGCATTTTCTCAAACATTACAACCTCAAAACAGAGATGCTTTTTTCAAAACGTTGTCTAACATGGGCATTCTTCCAGCACTAGAAGTCATCCTG gGTATGGATGATGCACAAGTGCGAAGCGCAGCTACTGATATATTTTCAtatttagttgaatataacccatctATGGTACGAGAATTTGTCATGCAGGAAGCTCAACAGAATGATGAT gaTATCTTACTCATTAACCTCATCATAGAACACATGATTTGTGATACAGATCCTGAACTTGGAGGAGCAGTCCAGCTGATGGGTCTATTGCGTACCTTGGTGGATCCAGAGAATATGCTAGCTACTGCCAAT aaaacagaaaaaacagaattcttagggttcttttaCAAACATTGTATGCATGTCCTCACTGCACCGTTATTGGCCAATACTACAGAGGACAAGCCTAGCAAAG ATGATTTTCAAACAGCCCAACTATTGGCCTTGATATTAGAGTTACTAACGTTCTGTGTAGAACATCATACATACCATATAAAGAACTACATTATTAATAAGGATATCCTTCGAAGAGTGCTAGTTTTGATGTCTTCAAAGCATGCTTTCTTGGCACTAT GTGCCCTGCGTTTTAAAAGAAAGATAATTGGGTTGAAAGATGAATTCTACAACCGCTATATAATGAAAAGCTTTTTGTTTGAGCCAGTGGTCAAAGCATTTCTCAACAATGGATCCCGTTATAATCTGATGAACTCTGCTATTATTGAGATGTTTGAATTCATTAGAGTG GAAGACATAAAATCCTTAACAGCTCATGTAATTGAGAATTACTGGAAAGCACTAGAAGATGTAGATTATGTGCAGACATTCAAAGGTTTGAAATTGCGTTATGAACAACAAAGGGAAAGACAAGATAATCCCAAACTTGACAG CATGCGTTCCATCTTGAGAAATCATAGATATAGGAGGGATGCAAGGACCTTGGAGGATGAGGAAGAGATGTGGTTTAACACTGATGAAGATGATATAGAAGATGGAGAGGCTGTGGTGCCACCCTCTGACAAAAGTAAAAATGAAGAAGATATTATGGATCCTATAAGTAAATTtatggaaagaaaaaaat TTAAAGAAAGTGAAGAAAAAGAGGTCCTTCTGAAAACTAATCTTTCAGGTCGCCAGAGCCCAAGTTTTAAACTTTCCTTCTCTAGTGGTACAAAGGCTAATCTCACTAGCCAGTCATCTGCAAGTAATTTGCATGGGTCTCCTGGGTCACCAGGTTCTCCTGGGTCACCGGGATCTCCTGGATCGGTTTCTAAAAGCACATCGCAGATGGCAGCTATAACTACCAAG ggagGTCTAGTGGGCCTTGTAGATtatcctgatgatgatgatgaggatgaTGAAGAAAGCCTACCTTTGTCACAGAAAGCAAAACTAGAGTCCTCATAA